GCTCGCATGCTGGAACACTACTTTGCCGCCTGTGCAGTCGACAACATGTATCATGCCGGCTGAGCTTGGGCGGGCAGCACGCCATTCAAAGGCACCAAGCACACCGCCTCGTATTTTGGAGGCACTCGCAACCCCATGGTCATTTCATGGCCACAGGTGCTTCGCCTCAGTCCCATTCCACGCTCCCAGTTTTCTCATGTCGTAGATAGTTTCAAGTAGTCAACAGTGGCGTAGTGCGAATGGTTTTTTCCTAAGAAATAATCATGTTGGAAAAGGCGAATCCTGATCTGCGGCGTGATTCAGAGGACGCGTGCGAACTCCGCGCATGCTCATGGGGGCAACGACGGCGCGTGCGGGGGGACCGGCAAGCCAAATCGGGCGTCCGCTCTGGCGGTAAAATCGATTTCCCAAAAGTATGGCTGGAGTGGTACAATCGCATCTGCTGTGACGATGACTTGTCCCAGAAATCCACCATGACCCCTCACCCACGGACGGACGCCTGAACGACCCTTCATCCCCTGAACCTGCCGCTGAGCCTCCCGAGTCCGCTGCCACCTTCGAGTTCAAGGGGCATGCGCACGCGGCGGCGAAGGTAAAAACGTTTCCCAACGAGCCTGGTGTCTATTTGATGAAGGACGCTGCCGGGGTCGTGATCTACGTTGGCAAAGCAAAGAATCTTCGCAACCGCGCGGGTAGCTATTTTCTCAAAGCCGCCGAGGTGGATGCTCGCACAGCCAGCTGGATTCCCGATATTGCGGACATCGACTTCGTCCAGTGCGAGAGCGAGGTCGACGCGTTGCTGATGGAGTCGAGGCTGATTAAAGACATCCAGCCTCGGAACAACAAAGACCTCAAAGACGATAAATCATTCCCCTACCTGATGATCACGACACGCGAAGAGTTTCCGCGCGTCGAGGTCACACGCGAACCGAAAACGTCGGGCGTGAAACTGTACGGACCGTTTACCAGTGCCGGGGCGTTGCGGGGGGCGATCCAGGTGATGCAGCGGATTTTTAAATTTCGCACCTGCACGCTCGACATCAGCGAATCGGACGAGAAATGGAAATGGTTTCGCCCGTGCCTGCTAGCGAGCATCAACCAGTGCACCGCCCCCTGTAATTTTCGTATCAGCAAGGAGGACTATCGCCGCGATATTAAACGCTTGCAAACGTTTCTCGACGGTGGCAAAACGAAACTGATCAAAGACATGAAGGCGGAAATGGCGACCGCCAGTGCTGAACTGGAGTTCGAACGAGCCGCGGTGCTGCGTGACGAGATTCAAATGCTCGAGCGGTTGTCCGAACGTGGTGAACTCGATACCCATGCTCAGCCGGAGGTTTTTTATATCGATCCCAAAAAGGGACTCGCGGGATTGAAGAAAGTCCTGCGGTTGAATGAAACTCCGCGGGTGATTGAGGGCGTCGACATTGCGCATCTCGGTGGCAATGAAACGGTCGCTTCGCTGGTCCAGTTCATCGATGGCTTACCGTTCAAGCCAGGCTATCGTCGATACAAAATTCAGGACGTCAAAGGCGTCGACGATTTTCGTAGCATTTACGAGGTCGTGTCACGACGATTCCGACGCCTGAGCGATTCGGGTGATGCATTCCCTGATATTTTGCTGATCGACGGAGGGAAAGGGCAATTGAGTGCTGCGATGGCAGCGTTTCGAGATCAACAAATCACGCCACCGACCGTGATTTCCCTCGCGAAACGCGACGAAGAGATATTTCGGCCTGGAAATCCCGAGCCGCTCCGATTGAGTAAGAACGCCTTTGCACTAAGGCTATTGCAGTACGTTCGCGACGAATCGCATCGTTTTGCCCAGCATTACCACCACATATTGCGAAATCGGTCGACTTTCGATCGCTAAGCTCGGATTGATCTTCGAACCTTTGCCCGCGACAAACTGTCTGTCAATGAGTTAACATGAAAGCGTCTCTGTAGCTACCGTCACCCGGCGTCGGGCAGGGCCGCGATAATGCGATCTGTGTCCCACCGAGCACGGCTACGGACTCAATCACTTTTTTAATCATTCTCTCCAACCGGAGTCCCCATCCACCTCGTGTCTCATCCACACAATTCTTCGGACCTGATCTCGCTGGTCGACAACGGTCCCGAACGCAGCATTCTGGCGCGTCTCATTCTTCCTGATGTGGTCGTCGATGACGATCCGTTGGAAGAACTCCACGGTTTGGCGACGACGGCTGGTACGGAGGTCGTCGACGAGCTGACTCAGCGGCGTGGGACGCCTGATCATTCGACTTATCTTGGTAAGGGTAAAGTTGAAGAACTCCGCTTAATGGTCGAGCGGCATGAAGCGCATGTCATCTTTTTTGATAACGATTTGTCGCCCGCGCAGGTCCGCAATTTAGAGAAAGCGACCCATGCGAAGGTCATCGATCGGACTGAATTGATTCTCGATATCTTTGCTGCGGGAGCGCGGACCCACGAATCGCGGCTGGCCGTCGAATTGGCGCAGCTAGAGTATTCGCTTCCCCGGCTGAAGCGGATGTGGACTCACCTGTCACGACAATCGATGGGCGTGGGCATGCGAGGGCCCGGTGAGAAACAACTCGAGGTCGACAGGCGACTGGCCCAGAAACGCATCCATGATCTAAAAGTTGAACTTGAGAAAGTCGAGTCGCGACGGGAGCGGCAAGTTGCCAGTCGTAATGAGATTCCAACGATCTCATTGGTCGGTTACACCAACGCGGGTAAAAGCACGTTAATGAATGCACTGACCGGTGCGGGTGTGCTCGCTGAAGACAAGTTGTTTGCGACTCTGGAAACTCGAACTCGTCGTTGGCACCTGCCCAATTGGGGGCATGTTCTGCTGAGTGACACCGTCGGCTTCATTCGAGATCTCCCTCACTCCTTGGTCGCCAGCTTCAAGTCAACGTTGGAGGAGACCCGGCAAGCCGACTTGTTGATGCACGTGGCCGACGCCAGCAGTCCTCAGGTGTTCGAGCAGATCACTGCCGTTTATCAAGTTCTCGAAGAGCTCGGCATCGAAGAGAAAGACACCCTGCTCGTGCTCAATAAGATCGACTCGATCAACGGTCCGAGAACGCTCAATCGTGTGCTTGATCGCTATCCCCACGCCATTCCCGTCAGTGCGAAAACGCACACGGGCCTCACGCCGCTCTGCGAAGCTGTGGGTGCGGCGCTGGCAAAGGAGTTCCTCGACGTGGAGATTGATGTCGCACATCATGACGGCAAGCTGCTGGCATATTTATCTGCCAAGGGTAAAGTCGAATCACGGGATTTTCATGATTCGCATGTCACCGTCCGCGTACGAATGCCTGCGGGCGCCATGGGAGAAGTCCACCGCTCGGCAATTCGAGTTGTGCCTACCCAGCTGACGATTCGCGGCGACGGAGGTACTGCCGAACACGATGCCGTGGAAGACGACACTACGCAAGAGCCGACAGGTGACCAAGCCAGCGCACACTCGAGCGAGGTTGCTTGAGGCGGATGACAGAGGCATGGTCATCAATCGCCGCATGGGCGTTCTGGCGAAAACGTCGCTGGCATTGGCGAGCGGATCGAAGCTTGGCCATCGTGACCGGCGCCAGTAGTGGAATCGGACGCGAACTGACCTTGTTGTTGGCCAGCCAAAACTGCCGCGTGATTGCAGTTGCGCGCCGGGGCGACCGTCTCGACGAGATCGTGTCCCGGGCAGCACATGGAAACGTCGTCCCCATTGTCGGCGATGTTACCGATGCAGAGACCCGAGATGCCGCGATGAATCAGGTACTCAAACTCGGTGGTGGTCGACTTGACCTATTGGTTAACAACGCGGGCATCGGCGGGATCGGCCCGTTTGCCGAAGCGGAATCGCAGCGGATGCGACAGATTATGGAAGTCAACTTTTTTGCCGCGACGGAATGGACCCGGGCCGCAATCCCCCTCTTGAAGTCTTCCACCGAGAACCAGTCCCAACGCTGCTGCACCCCAGTGATCTGTAACATCGGCAGTGTGCTGGGGCACTGCGCCGTACCGGACAAGAGCGAGTACTGCGCCAGTAAGTTTGCGCTCCACGGATGGACAGATTCTCTCCGCGCCGAGCTCAGTTCACATGGTATCGCCGTGGTGCTGGTTAGCCCCAGTACGACACGAAGTGAGTTTTTCGAATCACTCGTTGGCACTGACGCCAACCAACAATCCAAAAGCTTCGGCAGTTGGCCACCCGATCGCGTAGCCCACTCTACCCTGGCCGCCATCAAGGCCTGTCGACGAGAAGTCATCCTGAGTTTCGCTGGCAAAGCCCTAGTGTACGGCGATCGTATCGCTCCGTCGCTGATGAGCAAAGCACTCGCCAAACGGTGAACGCTCGCCTTAGGCTGTCTACAGAAAGTCGTGGATCGCTCCGCCGATCCACCATCGTGATCGCGGGGCGATCAGCGACCATTCCCACGGGCGGTTTCAACGAAATGCCGACAATGCTTTGTCGCTCACCGAGATGAATTTCGTCGCAAGCGGTACAGGCGCCGTCGTAGCTGCCCGCGAATTAGGGTGTTTCTTCACCTACCATCTGTGGTCCCAGTTCTCGGAATAGGTTCACCCACGACAGCCAGATGGCGTTGTGAATTGTGGCTGTGCCGGACTCTTGAAGCCTTGTCAGTTCGGTGGGAGATTCGTCCGGCCAGTGGCCGATCCAGCCGTCGGCAATGCCGTGGCTTTTTAGCAAGAAGTCTCGTTCGTCATCAACGCTGCAACTCAAAGGAAATGTCTCGCCAATCACGATGGGCTTCCCCCAATCATACTTTTTGAGGAGTTCAATTTCTGCATCGACCTTGTCGGTCTTGGGATAGAGGTGTGGCGAAACGAAATCGAGTTCCTCGGCGGCGACCTTGTAGACGCCAGGAAATGGCAGCATGCCCAACGTGATCAAATGTGTCTGATCTTGCGAGCGAATAGCGGCCACCATTTTCCGAGTCCACTGCCGAAAAATTTCATCACCGTTTCGCTCCTGGGCGTCGAGACTCAGTCGTTGACAGAATTCTACATAGCCCATTCTTCCTAAATACCAGCCTTCTTCCGGTGTCCCGATTGCCCCTGGCTCGTTGACGAGGTCGTATGCGAATACGGCTGGGCTGTCGGCGCACGTTCGCGCAATGGTTTGCCAGAAAAAGGCTTGGGTTTCCCAACGCTGGGCTTCCTCGAGAGAGTCATACCAAGCCATCCGGTCGTCGATTTGGTAGCAAGCCAGCCCAGTGATCATCAAGTGAATGCCTGCCCCTTGAGCAATCCCCAAGAGCCGTCTCAGCAGGGCGAGTCCCTCGGGGTCCGCTTCCTGGGGGCCTTTCATCAATCGCGGCATCTCTGGATGGACGCGCGCCACCGTCGTTCCAGCAGCACGCATTTCGGTGAACTCTCGCTGCACGCGGGCGGGGTCGTTGGCCAATCGCTCCATGAGGTCGACCGAAGCGTAATTGTGCCCCCAGGGTACGTATCGCTTCCTCGAGGGATGTAGGATAAACCCGCCTGCATCAGGGTCGACCTGAACTGTTTCCAATGTCGATTCGCGCCAGCTTGTAGGAGCTGCTTTCGCCAAGATAGTTCCGACTTCAATGGGGCGGTCGGTCTCAATGACGTCAATGCCCATCTGCAAGAGTTCACGATAACTCGCCTCAAGGTCGGCTGGTTGCCTGGCACGATCAATTACAATCTGTTGATCAAGGTTGCGAGATGTGCCTGACATGCAGCGCGCACCCTCATCGTGGATGCGCTGAATCAGCTCTTGGTCATGTGAAGGTTGATGGCCAATGAAGGCGAGGATGTTGCCCCAAGGCACACCAGACGTCTCAAATGCTTGGAGCTTCTTGCGATCACCCAGCATGACCTCCATACAGATGTTTTTGTCAAGTTGATGGCATCGCTTCGCCTCTGCGATATTGTTGACAATCAACATCACAAACCCCTGTGCATTGTGCTCGATGATTTTCTGAACTCGCAGATCGAGCGGAACATCCTTCTGATCGAGCACAAGAATTGTTCTTCCTCGCGCCCATGTGATTGCTTCGTCAAGCGTGGGAATTCGGTACTCCGTAACTGTACCGTCGATATCCTTCAAATACAGGTTTTTAAGTTCCTCCAGCGTGGCGTCTCTGACTAAGCCAGTCCCCGTAGTGGTCCGGTCAAGGGTCGCATCATGAAGGAGCACAATTTGGCCGTCCTTCGTCAGACGGGGATCTACCTCCATCATCGAGGGCTCGTTGCGTAGGCTATGCTCAAACGTTTCAATCGCATTTTCGGGAAGCCCTCGCCCCGGACCTCCACGATGGGCACTGATGATGACCAACGGGGGCCCATCATATCGCAGTTGGGCCTGCAATTCGGTGGCAGTGAGCGGAGCAATCCAGCGGGGGTTGGCGGCCGTCTGGGCACTGCAAACGCTGGAGATTGCTGCGGCGGTGATCAACGTTACGATCGGAACTGCCAAGCGTGACACGCTGATTGATTTTGTCATCTTAAATCCATTGGCATACGAGAATAGCGTTCGGCCCAACCCTGTGCGGTACGGTGATGGGTCTACCGCAACTATTTTAGAAGCTGGCAGGCGAGCAAAGCGTGTCGCTAGACGCTCCGCAGCCCGTTGTTCGGCGAGCGGCTCTTCCCCGCCCAATTGCTGAGGGGGACGTTGTATTGTAGAGGATCCGTCGCTATCAGCGGGAGCGATTCGAAGTTCGAACTCATATATTCACTCGTATCGCATTTGCAATTCGGGAACGCAACGAGTCGTACTGATGTGGCGAACCTGCAGACGGAACCGCCCGTCAGATGGGATCGGCACTCATTTTCGGTTAGATTGGTTTTCCGGCCAAACGGATTGTTTGGTTTTCCGGTCAGCCCCTACTCTGGCGGCGTTTTCCTTCGGTAGTGATCAATCATGGTACTTCGCGCAGCAATAATCTTAGTCCTCGCAACGGGGATGTTGCCGTCTCCATACCTGCAACCCGTCACCGGAGATGACGGGGAGCGGATGAATATTCTGCTGATAACCGCCGACGACCTAGGACTGCAATTGAATTGCTATGGGGATAACACCGTCGCGATGCCGCATTTAGATGCGTTGGCACAACGCAGCGTACGATTCGAGACGGCGTACGTCGCTCAGGCGTCCTGCAGCTCTTCCCGATCTGCGATGTTGACCGGCACGTATCCTCACACGAACGGGCAGTATGGGTTGGCAAACGCTGACGTGGGTTTTCATGTCCGCCCCGAAATCATTCAACAATCAATCCCAAATGTGTTGAAACGTCACGGCTACTACACGGGCGTGATCGGCAAACTTCACGTGGATCCGGAACAGGAATTTGCACTCGACGTGCATACCAAAGAAGGTTTTGGAAGTCGTGACGTCGTGCGCCAAGTGGCGTTGGCAGAAGACTTTTGGCGGGAGTCCAGCGACCAGCCATGGTTTTTGATGTTCAACGTATTTGATCCCCACGTGATGGGAAAGAGGCCTCCAGGCCAACCAGCGTTCCCTGATGTCGTCAAGGGAATTCCGGCGGATCCCATCGCCCCCGATGACGTAACGGCCTGGCCTTGGCAGGATGTTGATACGCCAGTGACACGCAAACGAATCGCGGGCTACTACAACTGCGTCCAGCGCGTCGACGCGGCTGTTGGCCGGCTATTGAAATCGCTCGATAATAGCGGTCAACGCGAGCGAACGCTGGTGATTTTTTTAGGCGATCATGGGCCTCCATTCTCGCGAGGCAAAACGACGTGTTATGAAGCTGGTTTACGAGTGCCTTTCCTGCTCGACTGGCCGGGGCTGAGCGACGCACATGTGTCACCGAAACTAGTCAGCGCTGTCGACATCGCGCCTACCGTATTTGATGCCGCTGGAGTTGAAACACCCGCCATCGTCCAAGGAAACTCATTGCGCGCCGTTGCGCAGCGACATCCCACGTCAACCTGGCGTGACACATTGGTGGGAGAGTTCCACTTTCATGGAGCGTCATCGTTCTATCCCACGCGCGCGATTACTGACGGACGGTACAAACTGATTTATCGTTTGCCTGGCAGCATCGGCAACGCGATTGTGTCGGTCGACGGAGACCCATCGAACCGTGAGGTCGCAAAACTGCCGAGCGACCATCCTGCGCATCCGTTGTATCAAAAACTTCGCGAGCCACCTCCACTGGAACTTTTCGATTTGGCAAGCGATCCCCATGAACTTGTCAATCTCGCGGGCGATTCCGCAGCGGCGGACATTGAAACGCGTCTAAAAGCGGCACTGGAAAGCTGGCAGGAGTCCACTAACGATCCCTTTCGCGATGCAGCATTTCGTAACGCGGTGGGGCGCAAGTTCACGAAGTAGCTAAACACGCTCAGATGTTGACGTGACGCCGAAAGGTTATCTCGGTTGGAATCGAATCCTGAAAGTTGGCATCCCCAAACGCTTACGCCAGTCCAATCGTGGGCAGAGCGAGCGTAGGAAAAAAGTCCCAGGACTCAGCGAGAATTGGCAACCGAGCACTTTCAGGCTGGCGATGGTACTTAAAAATTGCACCATAGACATTCGGTTTTCTTCTCCTTTACCTTCCCCGATGCAGCCTTATTGTCGATCAGAAACTCGTGGCGATTCCACCCATGTTTTCTTTCCCATTTCGTATACAGCTCGCTCGGGTATCCGCTCAACATGAATTTTCCTTGGATTGCCGAAAGCGTCTCAAGGAGTTCCTCATGTTCCACGAGGGTCATTTCAAATGCATACTCACCGGTAGTCGCACGCGTCTCGTGAACATAGGGCGGATCGCAATAAAACAATGTCTTCGTACCATCTTGCTTGCGAATGACACCCACGGCGTTTTGATTGAGGATCACGACGCCTTTTAGTCGCTGATGTACATCGGGTAAGCCCTGGACCACATTGAGCCATGCCGAGGCCTGTTCGTTCACCCGACCACGGGTGCGATTTCTCGACAACGTCGCGAAGTCTTTCATCAATCCTTGGCGGGACTGCCGCGCCAGAATAAAAAAATGGACCGCGCGTTCGAGTGGTGATCGATCCGATGCAGCGCCCGCGTCCGGCGAAAGCTCTTTTGCTTGATCAAACTCATCTTCGCTGAAGGGGGTCATCTCCACTCGCTGCCGGAATGCTTCGAAGTGCTCTGCCGATTGCAGCACTCGCCAGAAATTGATTAGTTCACCGTGCAGATCGTTGACGACTTCACTGCTTCCTTTTTCGGCAGCGGTGAGTTTCTCATCGCCGACAGCCATCCAGTCGCGATTCGGATCGCGAGCCAGAAGGATGCCGCCACCACCGAAAAACGGCTCGACATAGTGTAGGTGTGGCGGCATCAAACCAATGATCCAGCTCCGCAGATAGTATTTGCCGCCATGCCACTTCAGGGGCTGCGTCAATTTCGTCATGGGTCACTTTCCCCTCAGGCATCAAAAATCGGATTCGCGATGTTGGAAAAGATACCGCCGTGGCGATTCTGTACCAGACGACATGAGATGAGATCTTGCCAGACTGCCGCATAAAGCTGGCTTTGCCTAGGAATACCTCGGTCGGGGTGAGCCGAAAGGCGCCTGTCGCTGGAATCCCGCACGCTGCGCAGAGTTGCCCGATGATCTTAGGATAGATTAGCTGTGGAAGCTTTTTCCGGACAGTGTCGATTGGAGTGACGGTGGTTCGACTAACTATCGAGCGACGACAATGCGCGCTCGGAGAGTCGGACCGTAGAATCAACAGGAGCCGGAATGATGAAGTTTGTTTGCATGGGATATAGTGACGAGAAGAAGTACGATGCGATGTCTGAGGTGGACAGGCAGCGTATGCTAGAAGAGTGTTTCGCCTATGACGATGAGTTGAGGCGGGGTGGGCACTTTCGCGGGGGCGAGGCACTGCAATCGGCGCCCAACGCAGTGATGCTGCGAATGAACAACGGTTCAGTCGAAGTGACAGATGGACCCTATGCCGAGACCAAGGAAATGCTTGGTGGGTTGCTGTTGCTCGAGGCTCGTGACTTGAATCACGCAGTAGCATTAATGTCGAAACATCCCGGTGTAGCAGTGGGGCCCTTCGAGATTCGTCCTGTTGCTGCAGAGCTCAACGATCAAATTGCTGCTCGCGATGCCGCTATTGCCCACACTCCGAGCTCAAGAGACGAGAAGACGAGCAACAGAATCTGCTTGTGGTACAACGGCGACGCGGAAGACGCAGCACAGTTTTATGCCAAAACTTTTCCTGACTCCTCTGTCGACGCAGTGCATCGAGCGCCGGGAAACTATCCAGCTGGCAAAGACGGCGATGTGCTGACTGTTGAGTTCACGGTGATGGGGATTCCATGCCTTGGGCTCAACGGCGGTCCTGGTGTGGAGCACAATTGGGCGTTCTCATTTCAAGTCGCGACTTCCGACCAAGCCGAAACCGATCGCTATTGGAATGCCATCGTCGGCAATGGCGGTGAGGAAAGTCAGTGCGGGTGGTGCAAAGACCAATGGGGGGTGAACTGGCAGATCACGCCGGTCATCTTGACCCGCGCGGTTACCGGCTCGGACACGGCTGCTGCCAAACGCGCCTTCGATGCGATGATGCAGATGAAAAAGATTGACGTCGCTGCAATCGAGGCCGCAGTTCGCGGTTGATTTTCGTATCACCGTGAAGACGCGCGGTTTCCTCGCCGGTGAGTCGAGTTAGTACGTCCATTCGGCGCAAGTATCGATTGCCACCCTAGATGGATCGAGAGTGGGGTTGCCAATGAACTGCGATCGAGTGCAGTCAGCGACACAGCGGACCGCGAGCGAATAGCAGGACGCTAACTAATCGAGCCCATAGTGCTCGATCTCGGCCCAATAGTCTTCGAAAGCGTCTTCCTTGTGGAAGTCGGGGCTGTTGTCCAGGTCATGGCATTCCATGCATTTCTCACGCGCCTTGGCCAGCGGCAGCCTCATTGCCTTGCGAAGCTGCTCCCGTCGCGCATCCGAGACATCAAGCTCTCCATTCTCGACGGCAGCGTGCGATGCCCCTGGGCCGTGGCAATTCTCGCAACCATTGCCATGAAGATGCTTGTCCACCTCTAGATTCAGGTATCCCGAAACGTAGGGATGATAGTTTTGCGCGTTCCACCCAGTGACGTGGCACGAGATGCACTCAGGATCAAAGTGACGCGGCACGTCTCCCCGCTCACCAGGATGGACCAGGCTCTCGGTGGCATTGAAGTGCGGCGAATCTTTCCAGATGTCATAAGCGGTGGTGTGGCATTCTCCGCAGGCTTCGGACCCGACAAACTTTTCGCCCGTGGGGTGTGGGATCGGTTTAATACCCAGGTTTTCCAAACCAAGGTCTCGGAGCTGGGATTGGTACTCAGCCATCAGCTGACGCATCTCTGGAGCATCGCCAAAGGAATCATCTAGCGGGACGCGGGCGTAACGCAGCTGGGAGTCTTTGTAGAGACCCACCAACCCAACATACATGCCCTTATCTCCCGTCAATATCAACTTGGTGGCAGTGCCTTCAATGGTCTGGGGTTGGTAGGACGGTTCGCCATAGCCGCCGGCGACAACAATCAGATCAAAACCAGGAACTTGCCGTGCCAATTGCTTCGCAGTGTCTTCCTTCCCATAGAAAGTCAGCACTTTGAAATTCAGATGGTTGTTTCTCAGCGTTTCCAACACGGTTCGTGCCGACACGATCGGATCGTTGAGCGTGATATCCTCGCTCAGCGGGGAAGTCAGCGAGGCGGGATCGAGAATGCTCGTAACGCCAACCCGAAATCCGTCGCGATCGATGATGCGGTGGCTCTGCATGAGCGAAGGGTCCAGCAGCACCACGTTAGCGGAGCAGTAGAGTGCGTCCTCCGGCGTCTCGGCCGCTGCCTCTTGGATCAAGTCGCCCACGCCGATGCGCATATCGTCGGGACCAAAGCCGACAGCATCGTATTTCATCTCCCGGAGTGCTTCGAGTGAGCGATGGAATTTGATCTCAGCTTGGCGACCAAATCGTCGGACTAAGTTCCCCGCGTCGATCGGCACGAGTTTCCAACCGGACTGGCGAAGCTGGGTGGCAAAGGTCATCCGCCTCGCCACGCCGCCTTTCTGATTCTCCAAACCGGTGCATCCACATGGTTCGATGTAGCCATGCTGTTGACCCGTGACGAATAACGTTAGGTCGGGAACGGGCCACGTGGTGTAGTCGATCGGCCCCGATAAGCCATCGCTGGAAGGTGAGGCTTTTTCGGCGGTGTCCCCCACAGGAGGCTTTCGCGCAACATGGGAAGGCTCTGCATCACCGGTCCGGGCAGGATCGACTCCCGAGAGCTTCTGTTTCTCCGCAGGACGTTGCGGAGCCAGTTCGGTGGTTCCGGTTTGCTCATCGCCCGGCTGCGTGGATACCGAAGTAGCTTGATCGCTGGGCTGATCGTGCAGGGGCGGTTCGCTGCGGGGTGTTGAACGTGACGAGGTCGTCATGTCCGCGGGTGAGCAACCCGTCAATCCCAGCAGCAATATCGGCAACAACCATCGTCTTCGGTGCAACCGACGGCAACTCAGAGGGGCTTGGCAGCGGGGTGAATCTGGGGTGCGCATGAGTTTCCTTGGTCAGTGCGATGGGAGATGTTCCCTAGCCTACCGCGCCGGCAACGCAAATTTCAGTATCAATTTCAGCGCGGGAACGAGTGGGTCATCCGATTCGATCATCACGGATCCGTAATCCCCTTTGTTCATTCCGAGACGATCAATGGCTACGGTTCCTGGCTTGAGCTCCAATTCCAGTGGGAACAGCGTCATATTGCCTTGGCGGATTGGCTCACCAAGTTTAGCTTCCACGTTCTCAGCTGGCTTTATTTCCCCGATGGATAGCTTCGCGTCCGCATGCTCGGCCCCCTTCAGCCGCACAAATGCTTTGGCGGTCAGGGGATCGTCCTTACCTAAAATGCCAAAGTCGAACACATATCCGCCGCCGGAAACTCCCTTCAAGCGAGAATTGGGCAGCATGCTCAGCGCCCCTACGATTCGACCACTGACTGGAATGTAGACGGCTCGCTTTCCTACGGAGCTCTCGCCTTCGCCCTGACTCTCGGTCGCCTCTGCGTTCTCATTATCGTCGGCAGACGCCTCGTCGCTTGACTGTGCCTGCAATGTCAGCATCACGCTGGACGTGATCGGACCCTGTTTAAGTCCGGGATGAATGGTGCCGTGAACGTGGAATCCTTGAGAGGCGGTTGCGTTGATTCCATCTTGTTCGCTCGGTTCAAACGGGGTGACTTCGAAATCGGTGAGCTCGTTGATCGGGTCGTCAATGATCTTGATTTCACCAGCATCCATGGGGGCGTCCATGAAGCTGAACACGTTGACGTCGAACGGGATATCTTCGCCTGCGGCAACGTCGCCGAGCAGGACTTCTTCAGGGAACAG
This genomic window from Allorhodopirellula heiligendammensis contains:
- a CDS encoding sulfatase family protein, which produces MVLRAAIILVLATGMLPSPYLQPVTGDDGERMNILLITADDLGLQLNCYGDNTVAMPHLDALAQRSVRFETAYVAQASCSSSRSAMLTGTYPHTNGQYGLANADVGFHVRPEIIQQSIPNVLKRHGYYTGVIGKLHVDPEQEFALDVHTKEGFGSRDVVRQVALAEDFWRESSDQPWFLMFNVFDPHVMGKRPPGQPAFPDVVKGIPADPIAPDDVTAWPWQDVDTPVTRKRIAGYYNCVQRVDAAVGRLLKSLDNSGQRERTLVIFLGDHGPPFSRGKTTCYEAGLRVPFLLDWPGLSDAHVSPKLVSAVDIAPTVFDAAGVETPAIVQGNSLRAVAQRHPTSTWRDTLVGEFHFHGASSFYPTRAITDGRYKLIYRLPGSIGNAIVSVDGDPSNREVAKLPSDHPAHPLYQKLREPPPLELFDLASDPHELVNLAGDSAAADIETRLKAALESWQESTNDPFRDAAFRNAVGRKFTK
- the hflX gene encoding GTPase HflX, translating into MSHPHNSSDLISLVDNGPERSILARLILPDVVVDDDPLEELHGLATTAGTEVVDELTQRRGTPDHSTYLGKGKVEELRLMVERHEAHVIFFDNDLSPAQVRNLEKATHAKVIDRTELILDIFAAGARTHESRLAVELAQLEYSLPRLKRMWTHLSRQSMGVGMRGPGEKQLEVDRRLAQKRIHDLKVELEKVESRRERQVASRNEIPTISLVGYTNAGKSTLMNALTGAGVLAEDKLFATLETRTRRWHLPNWGHVLLSDTVGFIRDLPHSLVASFKSTLEETRQADLLMHVADASSPQVFEQITAVYQVLEELGIEEKDTLLVLNKIDSINGPRTLNRVLDRYPHAIPVSAKTHTGLTPLCEAVGAALAKEFLDVEIDVAHHDGKLLAYLSAKGKVESRDFHDSHVTVRVRMPAGAMGEVHRSAIRVVPTQLTIRGDGGTAEHDAVEDDTTQEPTGDQASAHSSEVA
- a CDS encoding glycerophosphodiester phosphodiesterase family protein gives rise to the protein MTKSISVSRLAVPIVTLITAAAISSVCSAQTAANPRWIAPLTATELQAQLRYDGPPLVIISAHRGGPGRGLPENAIETFEHSLRNEPSMMEVDPRLTKDGQIVLLHDATLDRTTTGTGLVRDATLEELKNLYLKDIDGTVTEYRIPTLDEAITWARGRTILVLDQKDVPLDLRVQKIIEHNAQGFVMLIVNNIAEAKRCHQLDKNICMEVMLGDRKKLQAFETSGVPWGNILAFIGHQPSHDQELIQRIHDEGARCMSGTSRNLDQQIVIDRARQPADLEASYRELLQMGIDVIETDRPIEVGTILAKAAPTSWRESTLETVQVDPDAGGFILHPSRKRYVPWGHNYASVDLMERLANDPARVQREFTEMRAAGTTVARVHPEMPRLMKGPQEADPEGLALLRRLLGIAQGAGIHLMITGLACYQIDDRMAWYDSLEEAQRWETQAFFWQTIARTCADSPAVFAYDLVNEPGAIGTPEEGWYLGRMGYVEFCQRLSLDAQERNGDEIFRQWTRKMVAAIRSQDQTHLITLGMLPFPGVYKVAAEELDFVSPHLYPKTDKVDAEIELLKKYDWGKPIVIGETFPLSCSVDDERDFLLKSHGIADGWIGHWPDESPTELTRLQESGTATIHNAIWLSWVNLFRELGPQMVGEETP
- a CDS encoding excinuclease ABC subunit UvrC, producing MNDPSSPEPAAEPPESAATFEFKGHAHAAAKVKTFPNEPGVYLMKDAAGVVIYVGKAKNLRNRAGSYFLKAAEVDARTASWIPDIADIDFVQCESEVDALLMESRLIKDIQPRNNKDLKDDKSFPYLMITTREEFPRVEVTREPKTSGVKLYGPFTSAGALRGAIQVMQRIFKFRTCTLDISESDEKWKWFRPCLLASINQCTAPCNFRISKEDYRRDIKRLQTFLDGGKTKLIKDMKAEMATASAELEFERAAVLRDEIQMLERLSERGELDTHAQPEVFYIDPKKGLAGLKKVLRLNETPRVIEGVDIAHLGGNETVASLVQFIDGLPFKPGYRRYKIQDVKGVDDFRSIYEVVSRRFRRLSDSGDAFPDILLIDGGKGQLSAAMAAFRDQQITPPTVISLAKRDEEIFRPGNPEPLRLSKNAFALRLLQYVRDESHRFAQHYHHILRNRSTFDR
- a CDS encoding SDR family NAD(P)-dependent oxidoreductase translates to MTEAWSSIAAWAFWRKRRWHWRADRSLAIVTGASSGIGRELTLLLASQNCRVIAVARRGDRLDEIVSRAAHGNVVPIVGDVTDAETRDAAMNQVLKLGGGRLDLLVNNAGIGGIGPFAEAESQRMRQIMEVNFFAATEWTRAAIPLLKSSTENQSQRCCTPVICNIGSVLGHCAVPDKSEYCASKFALHGWTDSLRAELSSHGIAVVLVSPSTTRSEFFESLVGTDANQQSKSFGSWPPDRVAHSTLAAIKACRREVILSFAGKALVYGDRIAPSLMSKALAKR